One window of bacterium genomic DNA carries:
- a CDS encoding GxxExxY protein, whose product MKTYTKLDVAVERVATQLVDAGIEVHRTLGPGLLESIYERSLAFELEQRGLEVEKQVIIPVRYKEKEFAYGFRLDLLVEHCVIVEIKSVDTLLMVHRSQLLTYLKLMQLRLGFLMNFNVPILKNGIKRVIL is encoded by the coding sequence ATGAAGACGTACACCAAGCTTGATGTTGCGGTGGAACGAGTCGCAACGCAGCTTGTTGATGCAGGGATTGAGGTACACCGTACGCTGGGGCCGGGATTGCTCGAATCTATCTACGAACGCAGTCTTGCGTTTGAACTTGAACAGCGTGGCCTGGAAGTTGAAAAACAGGTCATCATTCCAGTGCGCTACAAAGAAAAGGAGTTCGCCTACGGCTTCCGACTCGATCTGCTGGTAGAGCACTGTGTGATCGTCGAAATTAAATCCGTTGATACATTGCTGATGGTCCATCGCTCACAACTCCTCACATACCTGAAACTCATGCAGCTGCGACTTGGCTTTCTGATGAACTTCAACGTCCCCATTCTGAAGAATGGAATAAAACGCGTTATATTATAA
- a CDS encoding HAMP domain-containing histidine kinase: protein MQRRPVSANFKIVLVVLAMGIVIAVLFYTQSIVEKLQEREIAARDVYIQALDFVANGTSENGDFTFAYNIVTGEVGKLDFPMMLTDTSNAVASIRNIEVDSSTMTPDEIQIFLEDKRQAMAASNDPLIVSYGDTAICNYIYYDESDLVKELRLLPYIEILVAAMFILIGYVGFSYIKRSEQANIWVGMSKETAHQLGTPLSSLLGWLELLREQEDDPQAMRQTLSEMEKDVSRLNRIALRFSKIGSRPQLEEQNLMDTIRKSAEYYRRRTPQFGKKVEIIVPEIDAVSARYNGELLEWVFENLMKNALDAMESTDGRIEYRVNATSRHIVIDVHDNGKGMDTRMKKDIFRPGYSTKKRGWGLGLSLARRIVQDYHRGKLFVQETSPGKGTTFRIVLPT from the coding sequence ATGCAGCGCAGGCCCGTTTCCGCAAATTTCAAGATTGTACTCGTCGTTCTGGCGATGGGAATTGTCATTGCCGTGCTCTTCTACACGCAGAGCATCGTCGAAAAACTCCAGGAGCGGGAAATCGCGGCACGGGATGTCTATATCCAGGCACTGGATTTTGTGGCGAACGGGACCTCCGAGAACGGTGATTTCACCTTTGCCTACAATATCGTGACAGGGGAAGTGGGCAAGCTGGATTTCCCGATGATGCTGACCGATACCAGCAACGCGGTTGCAAGCATTCGGAACATCGAGGTCGATTCGAGCACGATGACGCCTGATGAAATCCAGATCTTTCTCGAAGACAAGCGCCAGGCCATGGCGGCCTCCAATGATCCACTGATCGTCAGTTATGGCGATACTGCGATCTGCAACTACATCTATTACGATGAATCCGATCTCGTCAAGGAGCTTCGCCTCCTGCCCTACATTGAGATTCTCGTGGCCGCGATGTTCATCCTCATCGGGTACGTGGGTTTCAGCTATATCAAGCGGAGCGAACAGGCGAATATCTGGGTGGGAATGTCGAAGGAAACCGCCCATCAGCTCGGGACACCACTCTCATCCCTCCTCGGCTGGCTCGAGCTGCTCAGGGAGCAGGAAGACGATCCCCAGGCCATGCGGCAGACGCTTTCGGAAATGGAGAAAGATGTCAGCCGGCTCAATCGCATTGCCCTGCGATTTTCGAAAATCGGCTCCCGTCCCCAGCTTGAGGAGCAGAATCTGATGGATACCATCAGGAAAAGCGCCGAGTACTATCGTAGAAGGACACCACAGTTCGGAAAGAAAGTGGAAATCATTGTCCCGGAAATCGACGCTGTTTCCGCACGCTACAACGGGGAATTGCTCGAATGGGTGTTTGAAAACCTGATGAAAAATGCGCTGGATGCCATGGAATCGACTGATGGACGCATTGAATATCGTGTCAATGCGACGTCGCGTCATATCGTCATTGATGTCCACGACAATGGCAAGGGCATGGACACGCGCATGAAGAAAGATATTTTCCGGCCGGGGTACAGTACGAAAAAACGGGGTTGGGGATTGGGACTGAGTCTTGCCCGCCGCATTGTGCAGGACTATCATCGCGGCAAACTTTTCGTGCAGGAGACCTCTCCCGGCAAGGGAACGACGTTCCGCATCGTCCTCCCGACCTGA
- a CDS encoding DUF2752 domain-containing protein: MRRAPFEALGRLLGPRGTVLVLLLGMLAAGALWLYIIVPYTPLTTIPCPFEYVTGYECAGCGLQSSLMNLFSLRFKYVLMANLLSPILLPLFFIMIVSWTAELLFGQKVWHMRMPRPVIAGLVVVLLLYTVLRNIPSLHVW, encoded by the coding sequence ATGCGCCGCGCCCCGTTCGAAGCACTCGGCCGTCTTCTCGGTCCGCGTGGTACCGTTCTCGTTTTGCTCCTCGGTATGCTCGCCGCAGGCGCACTCTGGCTCTACATCATCGTTCCTTACACGCCTCTCACCACCATCCCCTGTCCTTTCGAATACGTCACAGGCTATGAATGCGCGGGCTGCGGACTGCAGAGTTCGCTGATGAATCTCTTCAGTCTGCGCTTCAAATACGTGCTGATGGCGAATCTCCTCAGTCCCATACTTCTGCCGCTGTTTTTCATAATGATCGTATCGTGGACAGCAGAATTGCTATTCGGACAGAAGGTGTGGCACATGCGCATGCCTCGCCCTGTCATAGCGGGACTCGTTGTTGTGCTTCTGCTCTATACCGTTCTCCGCAACATTCCCTCGCTGCACGTCTGGTAG
- the mutS gene encoding DNA mismatch repair protein MutS, translating into MKQYQRIKAEYADAILLFRMGDFYETFEEDALTAAKVLGITLTKRSNGGASEVPLAGFPHHALDSYLPKLVRAGLRVAVCEQLEDPKKAKGIVKRDVVEVVTPGVVFTDKLLDHKHYNFLASIAFKDGNAGVAFVDASTGDFFTAEMDEHMLRDQLETIAPSEVLLAKGDIEHFHDLFGRNPLRVPITKMDDWLYGRDTAYEILVEHFRTQTLKGFGIEDLNAGIIAAGAAVHYLGETQKARLPHLRSIRHYPIDEYITLDASTRRNLEILTAIGDSGKDGTLISILDHTSTSMGGRLFKYWVTHPLKRIDAIQQRLAAVREMTAAHEQRETITALLGEIVDFDRLIGRVCTGRATPRELGALRSSLRRIPLLRDAVGERDAPLLRSLHGQIEPMEDVARLIDETLVDDPPLNLVDGGVIRPGFHAELDEIRDIALHGKEWMRSYQEKLRQETGISSLKLEYNKAFGYYLNVSKANLDKVPDTFIRRQTLVNAERYITPELKEYEDKVLNAREQILTLETELFNELRLAVAATAERIQSLSRGIAVLDCLNGLAVAALELQYSCPTVNDSDEILIRGGRHPVVERMLPPGEHFVANDVLLNTDEQIMIITGPNMSGKSTYLRQTGLIVLLAQIGSFVPASEASIGIVDRIFTRVGASDNIAAGESTFLVEMHEAANILNNATPKSLVLLDEIGRGTSTFDGISIAWAITEHLHDNPECRSKTMFATHYHELNEMADIFPHICNYKVEVREYQDKVIFLRNVSRGTADHSYGIQVAQMAGLPEAVIDRARTVLKSLEGQDLTVLAASSEEEARQKLSQRGSQYQISLFEASDMELKDRLRALDINSLSPVDAWKTLDELKKLAEGKSAGEKSPDGE; encoded by the coding sequence ATGAAACAGTACCAGCGGATCAAGGCGGAGTATGCGGATGCCATACTGCTGTTTCGTATGGGCGATTTCTATGAGACTTTTGAGGAGGATGCGCTGACGGCCGCAAAGGTGCTGGGGATAACGCTGACGAAGCGGTCGAATGGCGGGGCGAGTGAAGTGCCGCTGGCAGGTTTTCCCCATCATGCACTCGATAGCTATTTGCCGAAACTCGTACGGGCGGGACTCCGCGTCGCGGTGTGTGAGCAGCTGGAGGATCCCAAAAAAGCCAAGGGTATCGTCAAGCGGGATGTCGTTGAGGTCGTCACCCCTGGTGTGGTGTTTACTGACAAACTGCTCGATCACAAACATTACAATTTCCTCGCCTCTATTGCGTTCAAGGATGGGAATGCAGGCGTGGCGTTCGTAGACGCATCCACCGGGGATTTTTTCACGGCGGAGATGGATGAACACATGCTTCGCGATCAGCTCGAGACCATCGCACCCAGCGAGGTGCTGCTGGCCAAGGGCGATATCGAACACTTTCACGATCTGTTCGGTCGCAATCCGCTTCGTGTGCCGATCACAAAAATGGACGACTGGCTGTATGGCCGCGATACCGCGTATGAGATTCTCGTTGAACACTTCCGGACGCAGACACTCAAGGGTTTCGGCATCGAGGATTTGAATGCAGGCATTATCGCTGCCGGTGCGGCGGTACACTATCTCGGGGAAACACAGAAGGCACGTCTCCCCCATTTGCGCAGCATCAGGCACTATCCGATCGACGAATACATCACTCTCGATGCGTCCACAAGAAGAAATCTCGAGATCCTGACTGCAATCGGTGACAGCGGGAAAGACGGCACGCTGATTTCCATTCTCGACCATACGTCGACGTCCATGGGCGGACGACTGTTCAAATACTGGGTGACGCATCCGCTCAAGCGCATTGACGCCATTCAGCAGCGCCTCGCAGCGGTGCGGGAAATGACGGCGGCACATGAACAGCGCGAAACGATTACGGCGCTGCTCGGGGAAATCGTGGACTTTGATCGTCTGATCGGACGCGTATGCACCGGCCGTGCCACACCTCGAGAACTCGGGGCGCTGCGCAGCAGTCTGCGGCGCATTCCGCTGCTTCGCGACGCCGTGGGCGAGCGGGACGCCCCCCTCCTGCGCTCGCTGCATGGACAAATCGAACCTATGGAAGATGTCGCAAGGCTGATCGATGAAACCCTGGTAGACGATCCTCCCCTCAATCTTGTGGACGGTGGCGTCATCCGCCCCGGGTTTCACGCTGAGCTCGATGAGATTCGTGACATCGCGTTGCATGGCAAGGAGTGGATGCGCAGTTACCAGGAAAAACTGCGCCAGGAAACGGGGATCAGTTCGCTCAAGCTCGAGTACAACAAGGCATTCGGGTATTATCTGAATGTCTCGAAAGCAAATCTTGACAAGGTGCCCGATACGTTCATACGACGTCAGACCCTGGTCAACGCCGAACGATACATCACTCCCGAGCTCAAGGAATATGAGGACAAAGTGCTCAACGCGCGTGAGCAGATTCTCACGCTGGAGACGGAGCTGTTCAATGAGCTGCGGCTGGCAGTGGCCGCGACGGCAGAGCGTATTCAATCGCTCTCCCGTGGCATCGCGGTGCTCGACTGTTTGAACGGGCTCGCGGTCGCCGCGCTTGAATTGCAGTACAGCTGTCCCACTGTCAATGACAGTGACGAGATCCTTATTCGCGGGGGACGGCATCCCGTCGTCGAGCGCATGCTTCCACCCGGCGAGCATTTCGTCGCCAACGATGTTCTGCTGAATACCGACGAGCAGATCATGATCATTACCGGGCCGAACATGAGCGGGAAAAGCACGTACCTGCGACAGACAGGTCTGATTGTGCTCCTCGCGCAGATCGGCAGCTTTGTCCCGGCCTCCGAAGCATCGATCGGCATCGTCGATCGCATATTCACCCGTGTCGGCGCATCCGACAATATTGCGGCCGGAGAAAGTACCTTCCTGGTCGAAATGCATGAGGCCGCAAATATTCTCAACAATGCCACCCCCAAGTCCCTCGTTCTGCTCGATGAAATCGGCCGCGGCACTTCGACCTTCGACGGTATCTCCATCGCATGGGCAATAACCGAGCATCTTCATGACAATCCCGAATGCCGTTCGAAAACGATGTTCGCCACGCATTATCACGAACTCAACGAAATGGCGGATATCTTCCCTCATATCTGCAATTACAAGGTGGAGGTCCGCGAGTATCAGGACAAAGTGATATTCCTGCGCAATGTTTCACGCGGCACTGCGGATCACAGCTACGGCATACAGGTCGCCCAGATGGCCGGGCTTCCAGAGGCCGTGATCGACCGTGCACGCACCGTGCTCAAATCGCTGGAGGGGCAGGATCTCACCGTGCTCGCCGCGTCGTCCGAAGAGGAGGCCCGGCAAAAGCTCTCACAGCGAGGTTCACAGTACCAGATCAGTCTGTTTGAAGCCAGCGATATGGAACTCAAAGACCGCCTGCGTGCACTGGATATCAACAGTCTGAGTCCTGTCGACGCCTGGAAGACCCTGGATGAACTGAAAAAACTCGCGGAAGGGAAAAGCGCTGGCGAGAAGTCCCCGGATGGGGAGTGA
- a CDS encoding tungsten formylmethanofuran dehydrogenase: MAKTRTSTPKKAPKSRKTAPDTAVAEKKGSAQRQKNPFALEIPKNSPFSADELRSILRTMMTSRRLDQKMLTLLKQGKSFFHIGGSGHEAAQIAAAKAFEPGKDWSYPYYRDLSFMLGMGMDAEGIMTNFLARAEDVNSGGRQMPQHYGMASARVVSQSSPTGTQYLQAVGTAKGARLQETDEVVYVSSGEGTTSQGDFHEAVNWASRAKLPVIFCVQDNKYAISVHLSQQTGGSVYDMVAGYVNLERIEVDGTNFFETYEAFRKAVARGRRGEGPTVIVTDVVRLLAHSSSDDQTKYRSKEELERDRQRDPIHRMKDALIDAGMLTEEEFEQMEKEILDEVNDATDVAEAKALPDPSTATDFLFSPKKDELQYESTTPAGNKIVIVDAINHALQEEMERDKNIIVYGQDVQDGKGGVFTATRGLSTKFGLSRCFNSPLAESSIVGTAVGLAVRGFKPVVEIQFGDYIWTAMMHIRNEVATMRYRSNNHFSAPVVIRVPVGGYIHGALYHSQSIDGYFSHIPGLYVAYPSTAADAKGLLKTACRMDDPVMFLEHKGMYRQGYAASLEPDEEWLLPFGKAAVRREGTDMTIVAWGALVQKSLETARKLDKEGISVEVIDLRTLVPLDMDTILRSIQKTSRVLVAHEDNLTGGFGGEVASRIAHEGFELLDAPVKRLGAVDCHIPYAWTLESEILPQDKDVLDAARELLAY; this comes from the coding sequence ATGGCCAAGACCAGGACGAGCACGCCGAAAAAGGCGCCGAAATCCCGGAAAACCGCTCCCGATACCGCTGTAGCAGAGAAAAAAGGCAGCGCACAGCGTCAGAAGAATCCATTCGCCCTTGAAATCCCGAAGAACAGCCCGTTTTCCGCCGATGAGCTGCGCAGCATCCTGCGCACCATGATGACATCGCGGAGGTTGGATCAGAAAATGCTTACCCTGCTCAAACAGGGAAAGAGTTTCTTCCATATCGGAGGTTCGGGACACGAAGCAGCGCAGATCGCGGCAGCAAAGGCGTTTGAGCCCGGGAAGGACTGGTCGTATCCCTATTACCGTGACCTGAGCTTCATGCTCGGCATGGGAATGGATGCGGAGGGCATCATGACGAATTTCCTTGCCCGGGCCGAGGATGTCAATTCGGGAGGCCGGCAGATGCCGCAGCATTACGGCATGGCTTCAGCGCGTGTCGTCTCACAGTCGTCCCCCACCGGCACACAGTATCTGCAGGCGGTTGGGACGGCAAAGGGTGCGCGTCTGCAGGAGACCGACGAAGTTGTCTATGTTTCATCGGGAGAAGGCACGACCAGCCAGGGTGATTTCCATGAGGCCGTAAACTGGGCCAGTCGTGCCAAACTCCCGGTTATTTTCTGCGTGCAGGACAACAAATACGCCATCAGCGTGCACCTCTCGCAGCAGACCGGCGGCTCGGTCTATGACATGGTCGCAGGCTACGTCAATCTCGAGCGCATCGAGGTCGACGGTACGAATTTTTTCGAGACCTACGAGGCATTCCGCAAAGCCGTGGCACGCGGGCGCCGAGGTGAGGGTCCCACGGTGATCGTTACGGACGTTGTGCGTCTCCTCGCGCACAGTTCCTCTGACGACCAGACAAAATACCGCAGCAAGGAAGAGCTCGAGCGCGACAGGCAGCGAGATCCGATTCACCGCATGAAAGACGCACTCATCGATGCGGGGATGCTCACGGAGGAAGAATTCGAGCAGATGGAAAAGGAAATCCTTGATGAAGTGAACGATGCAACGGATGTGGCGGAAGCCAAGGCCCTGCCAGATCCTTCGACGGCTACGGACTTCCTTTTCTCACCGAAGAAAGACGAGCTGCAGTACGAGTCCACAACTCCGGCAGGCAACAAAATCGTTATTGTTGACGCGATCAATCACGCTCTGCAGGAGGAAATGGAGCGTGACAAAAACATCATCGTGTACGGACAGGATGTACAGGACGGCAAAGGCGGTGTATTCACTGCAACACGTGGCCTGTCCACCAAATTCGGGCTTTCCCGCTGTTTCAATTCTCCCCTTGCCGAATCCAGCATCGTCGGAACAGCGGTTGGACTCGCGGTACGCGGGTTCAAGCCCGTGGTCGAAATTCAATTCGGTGACTATATCTGGACCGCAATGATGCATATCCGGAATGAAGTCGCCACCATGCGGTATCGGTCCAACAATCACTTTTCAGCACCGGTAGTGATCCGTGTTCCTGTTGGTGGATATATTCATGGTGCCCTCTATCACAGTCAGAGTATCGATGGGTATTTCTCGCATATTCCCGGACTGTACGTCGCCTATCCTTCAACTGCCGCGGATGCGAAAGGGCTGCTGAAGACAGCCTGTCGGATGGATGATCCCGTCATGTTCCTCGAGCACAAGGGCATGTACCGGCAGGGATACGCCGCATCGCTCGAACCAGATGAAGAATGGCTGCTGCCGTTCGGCAAGGCCGCAGTGCGACGTGAAGGCACGGACATGACCATCGTCGCATGGGGCGCCCTCGTACAGAAATCCCTTGAAACCGCGCGGAAACTCGACAAGGAAGGAATTTCCGTCGAGGTCATCGACCTTCGCACCCTCGTCCCGCTTGATATGGATACCATCCTTCGCTCCATCCAAAAAACCAGCCGGGTTCTTGTCGCGCACGAAGACAATCTGACAGGCGGATTCGGGGGCGAAGTGGCTTCCCGCATTGCTCATGAAGGATTTGAGCTGCTTGACGCGCCGGTGAAGCGCCTCGGTGCGGTCGACTGCCATATCCCCTATGCATGGACGCTGGAAAGCGAGATCCTGCCGCAGGACAAGGACGTGCTGGACGCAGCCCGCGAGCTGCTCGCATATTGA
- a CDS encoding 2-oxo acid dehydrogenase subunit E2, translated as MKVEVQMPKMGESITEGRILKWLKQPGDAVDRDETILEIATDKVDTEVPAPNAGILVKTMAEEGDTVEVGTPIAVIETDADSAQVEESTPAEAKKTEENNAGNGQESASAKDTAPAESTPAPAPAPAQTASQQSSVAGDASLRFYSPVVMRIASTEGIGMTELEAIEGSGANGRVTKNDVLAYLEARKSGAISAPSAAPSSAGATASASPSASLSSMPAPSPVAGDGYDVIPMDNMHKLMAEHMVKSKQISPHVAVVSEVDMTKIEKFRAANAKAFKQREGFSLTYMPFIAEATIRALKDFPYVNSSIDGDNILLKKMINLGIAVAMEDGGLIVPVLKNADTLNPVGLGRGISDLARRARDRKLTPEDIQDGTFTITNFGVFGNIFGTPIINQPQVAILGAGAVQKKPVVITRDGEDSIGIRSMMLLSLSFDHRIVDGALGGRFLERVKQYLEEFNLESI; from the coding sequence ATGAAAGTCGAAGTCCAGATGCCCAAGATGGGCGAGAGCATCACCGAAGGACGCATTCTCAAGTGGCTCAAACAGCCGGGCGATGCCGTGGATCGCGACGAGACCATTCTCGAGATCGCAACCGACAAGGTGGATACGGAAGTCCCTGCACCGAATGCAGGGATTCTCGTCAAAACCATGGCAGAAGAGGGTGACACGGTCGAAGTGGGCACACCGATCGCGGTGATTGAAACGGACGCCGACAGTGCGCAGGTAGAAGAAAGTACTCCTGCTGAAGCAAAGAAGACGGAAGAGAATAATGCCGGGAATGGACAGGAAAGCGCCAGTGCGAAAGACACCGCCCCGGCAGAAAGCACGCCGGCCCCCGCGCCAGCGCCAGCGCAAACGGCAAGCCAGCAGTCAAGCGTCGCAGGCGATGCGTCGCTGCGCTTTTACTCACCGGTGGTCATGCGTATCGCTTCTACGGAAGGTATCGGCATGACAGAGCTGGAAGCCATCGAAGGGAGCGGAGCGAACGGGCGCGTCACGAAGAATGACGTACTCGCTTACCTCGAGGCCCGTAAGTCCGGCGCCATTTCCGCTCCCTCGGCGGCCCCATCCTCGGCAGGCGCAACGGCCTCTGCGAGTCCTTCAGCATCCCTGAGCAGCATGCCCGCGCCGTCCCCCGTCGCCGGTGATGGGTACGACGTCATCCCGATGGACAACATGCACAAACTCATGGCCGAGCACATGGTCAAGAGCAAGCAGATTTCCCCGCATGTCGCAGTTGTCTCGGAAGTCGACATGACGAAGATCGAGAAATTCCGCGCCGCCAACGCAAAAGCATTCAAGCAGCGTGAGGGTTTCTCCCTGACGTACATGCCGTTTATTGCAGAGGCAACCATTCGCGCCCTGAAGGATTTCCCCTATGTGAACAGTTCCATTGATGGGGATAACATTCTGCTCAAGAAAATGATTAACCTCGGAATTGCCGTCGCCATGGAAGACGGAGGGCTCATCGTGCCCGTCCTCAAAAATGCAGACACGCTCAACCCGGTGGGACTCGGTCGCGGCATCTCTGATCTCGCCCGACGTGCGCGCGATCGGAAGTTGACACCCGAGGATATTCAGGATGGGACCTTTACGATCACCAATTTCGGCGTGTTCGGAAATATCTTTGGCACCCCGATTATCAATCAGCCGCAGGTCGCCATTCTCGGTGCCGGCGCGGTGCAGAAGAAACCCGTGGTCATTACCCGTGACGGAGAAGACAGCATCGGCATTCGTTCGATGATGCTGCTGTCGCTCTCCTTTGACCATCGCATCGTGGATGGTGCGCTGGGTGGACGCTTCCTCGAACGCGTCAAACAGTATCTCGAAGAATTCAACCTCGAATCGATCTGA
- a CDS encoding signal peptidase I, with product MIGVGWIIFWLLIVVLMIVSMWKIFTKAGQPGWAAIVPFYNLFILLRITGRPEWWIILWLIPCVNIVIQILVYIDLARVFGKSTGFAIGLILLPFVFFPVLAFSDAEYGG from the coding sequence ATGATTGGAGTCGGTTGGATTATCTTCTGGCTGCTCATCGTCGTGCTGATGATTGTCAGTATGTGGAAGATTTTCACCAAGGCGGGACAGCCCGGGTGGGCAGCAATCGTTCCATTTTATAACCTGTTCATTCTGCTGCGTATCACAGGAAGACCGGAATGGTGGATCATCCTCTGGCTCATCCCGTGCGTGAACATTGTCATACAGATACTTGTGTATATAGACCTGGCTCGGGTGTTTGGCAAATCGACCGGTTTTGCTATCGGACTCATTCTCCTGCCATTCGTCTTTTTCCCTGTACTCGCCTTCAGTGATGCGGAGTATGGGGGCTGA
- the ade gene encoding adenine deaminase — protein MEQLKHNLAVARGETPADVVFRNGNIINVLSGEIHQGDVAVAGGIIVGIGEYEGKEIIDLGGSYLVPGLLDGHIHVESSMLTVAEFCRAVVPRGTAGAVVDPHEFANVVGLDGIDYVLHAADRLPLDLFVMMSSCVPATPLETAGAKISPMDILMYTRKDHVAGVAEMMNFPGVFLGMDSELQKIGAASGKPVDGHSPGLTGPMLNAYILAGVRSDHECTTIDEAREKLRRGMHILLREGTAERNLHDLLPLVTRENAAQFSFATDDKHPADLEDEGHIDHHVREAIRVGLDPMTVLQMATINTARHYRLSEHGAIAPGRRANFVVVDDLQDFRARSVYYGGRLVARDGETLFTPEAAPELEKMKDSMHVDADFQPGHLGVYQVPHSRIKVIELVPGQIITTAATDTPRIEDDMVLADPARDILKLAVIERHHATGNIGIGFVRGFGLKSGALASTVAHDAHNIIVVGTNDLDMYIATLRLVQLGGGQCIVNDGRVLEELALPVAGLVSDQPLHFVRGKVDQLNSAAHQLGCRLPDPFMTLSFLALSPIPALKVTDRGLVDAEKFELTSLFI, from the coding sequence ATGGAACAGCTGAAGCACAATCTCGCCGTTGCCCGTGGGGAGACCCCCGCAGACGTCGTCTTCCGCAACGGAAACATCATTAACGTCCTGAGTGGAGAAATTCACCAGGGCGACGTCGCCGTTGCAGGCGGCATCATCGTGGGAATTGGAGAATACGAGGGCAAGGAAATCATCGATCTCGGCGGCAGCTACCTGGTGCCGGGACTGCTGGACGGTCATATTCATGTCGAAAGCAGCATGCTTACGGTGGCGGAATTCTGCCGCGCCGTCGTGCCACGTGGGACAGCGGGCGCGGTTGTTGATCCGCATGAATTCGCGAATGTTGTCGGACTCGATGGCATTGATTACGTGCTCCATGCAGCCGACAGACTTCCGCTCGATCTCTTCGTCATGATGTCATCCTGCGTCCCTGCCACTCCGCTGGAAACCGCTGGGGCGAAAATCAGTCCGATGGACATACTCATGTACACGCGCAAGGACCATGTGGCCGGGGTTGCGGAGATGATGAATTTTCCCGGCGTTTTTCTCGGGATGGACAGCGAACTGCAGAAAATCGGAGCAGCCAGCGGGAAACCGGTGGACGGACATTCACCCGGGCTCACCGGTCCCATGCTCAATGCGTACATCCTCGCCGGGGTGCGCAGTGATCACGAATGCACGACGATTGACGAAGCACGTGAAAAGCTGCGTCGCGGCATGCATATTCTGCTGCGGGAAGGAACGGCGGAACGCAATCTCCATGACCTCCTCCCGCTCGTCACCCGTGAGAACGCCGCCCAGTTTTCATTTGCGACGGATGATAAACATCCTGCGGATCTCGAAGATGAGGGACACATCGATCACCATGTCCGCGAAGCCATACGTGTCGGACTTGATCCGATGACGGTTCTGCAGATGGCGACGATTAACACAGCGCGGCATTATCGGCTCAGCGAACACGGCGCCATCGCTCCAGGCAGACGCGCCAATTTCGTTGTGGTTGACGACCTCCAGGATTTCCGCGCTCGATCCGTGTATTACGGCGGCCGGCTGGTAGCACGCGACGGGGAAACGCTGTTCACACCGGAAGCCGCGCCTGAACTCGAGAAGATGAAAGACAGCATGCATGTCGACGCCGACTTCCAACCGGGACATCTCGGCGTGTACCAGGTACCGCACAGCAGGATTAAAGTCATTGAACTCGTCCCCGGGCAGATCATAACCACCGCCGCCACCGATACCCCCCGGATCGAAGACGACATGGTTCTCGCAGATCCGGCACGCGACATTCTCAAGCTCGCGGTCATCGAGCGACATCATGCCACCGGCAACATCGGCATCGGCTTCGTGCGCGGTTTCGGACTCAAGAGTGGTGCGCTGGCTTCCACCGTTGCGCACGACGCGCACAATATCATCGTCGTCGGCACAAATGATCTCGATATGTATATCGCCACACTGCGCCTGGTCCAACTCGGCGGCGGACAATGTATCGTCAATGACGGACGCGTTCTCGAGGAACTGGCTCTTCCCGTGGCCGGGCTCGTCTCCGATCAGCCGCTGCATTTCGTTCGCGGAAAAGTCGACCAGCTCAACAGCGCTGCGCATCAGCTCGGCTGCCGACTCCCTGATCCGTTCATGACGCTGTCGTTTCTCGCTCTCTCCCCCATCCCCGCGCTCAAAGTCACTGACCGCGGCCTGGTCGACGCCGAAAAATTCGAACTGACGTCATTGTTCATTTGA